From Apium graveolens cultivar Ventura chromosome 9, ASM990537v1, whole genome shotgun sequence, the proteins below share one genomic window:
- the LOC141686624 gene encoding fatty acid hydroperoxide lyase, chloroplastic-like encodes MVGPLKDRLDYFWFQGPSTYFKKRIEEHKSTVFRTNMPPTFPFFMGVNPNVIAVLDCKSFAHMFDMELVEKKNILIGDFMPSTGFTGDVRVCAYLDTSEPQHTQVKKFAKEILKRSSKIWVPTVTSNLDTMWNTIESDIEKSESGSVTPLVQLQQFIFNFLTRCLIGVDPSKSPEVAEKGYMWLDAWLALQVLPTVSIPSLQPLVEIFAHSFAYPSFLVSGGYNKLAEFIEKEGQEVLELAQNEFGLGKKEALHNLIFILGFNAFGGFTVFLPAIFSALGNDKTGLQQKLRNEVKEKIGTSSLSFDLVKQLDLVNSFVYETLRLNPPVPLQYARARKDFTLSSHNSAFEIKKGELLCGYQPQVMRDEKVFEEPEKFVADRFTTKKGSELLNYLYWSNGPQTGTPSESNKQCAGKDYVTLTTSIIVAHMFQRYEYLSIDSQGSISKVEHAK; translated from the exons ATGGTTGGGCCTTTAAAGGACAGGCTAGACTATTTTTGGTTTCAAGGACCAAGTACATATTTCAAAAAGAGAATAGAGGAGCACAAGAGCACTGTGTTTAGGACAAATATGCCGCCAACGTTTCCGTTTTTCATGGGAGTGAATCCGAATGTGATAGCAGTGCTGGACTGCAAGTCATTTGCGCATATGTTTGATATGGAACTGGTTGAGAAGAAGAACATTCTTATAGGAGATTTCATGCCTAGCACTGGCTTCACTGGCGATGTTCGTGTTTGTGCTTACCTTGATACTTCTGAACCTCAACACACTCAG GTGAAGAAATTTGCAAAGGAGATTCTTAAACGCAGCTCAAAGATTTGGGTCCCTACTGTAACCTCAAACCTAGACACAATGTGGAACACCATCGAATCCGATATTGAAAAATCCGAATCTGGCTCCGTTACTCCCCTCGTCCAACTCCAACAATTCATCTTCAACTTCCTAACTCGTTGCCTAATCGGAGTTGATCCATCAAAATCACCCGAGGTAGCCGAAAAAGGTTACATGTGGCTAGATGCTTGGCTTGCACTACAAGTCCTTCCCACTGTTAGCATCCCAAGCTTACAACCTCTCGTAGAAATTTTTGCGCATTCTTTCGCTTACCCTTCTTTTCTTGTCTCCGGAGGTTATAATAAACTCGCGGAGTTTATTGAAAAAGAAGGCCAAGAAGTTCTTGAGCTAGCACAAAATGAGTTTGGTCTCGGTAAAAAAGAAGCCCTGCATAACCTAATTTTTATCCTCGGGTTTAATGCATTCGGTGgatttactgtatttttaccAGCCATTTTTAGTGCCCTAGGAAATGACAAGACAGGGTTGCAACAAAAGTTAAGAAATGAAGTCAAGGAAAAGATCGGGACGAGCTCGCTGAGTTTCGACTTGGTGAAACAACTCGACTTGGTTAACTCGTTCGTTTACGAAACACTCAGGCTTAACCCGCCTGTACCATTACAGTATGCGAGAGCTAGGAAAGATTTTACGTTGAGCTCGCATAACTCCGCATTTGAGATCAAAAAAGGGGAGTTACTCTGTGGATATCAACCTCAAGTTATGAGAGACGAGAAAGTATTcgaagagcctgaaaaatttGTTGCTGATAGGTTTACCACGAAAAAAGGGAGCGAGTTACTGAATTATTTGTACTGGTCGAATGGACCACAGACGGGGACACCTAGCGAGTCGAACAAACAATGTGCTGGTAAAGATTATGTAACGCTTACAACTTCTATTATTGTGGCTCATATGTTTCAGAGGTACGAGTATCTTTCGATTGATTCTCAGGGATCAATCTCGAAAGTTGAACATGCCAAGTAA